The DNA window CCTGCGTCGCACTCATATGTGAAAGGAAAACAAAAAGCGTGCTCCGAAGTCGGCATTCGTTCCCTCCTTTACACGTTTCCGGCTACGGTCAGCGAGGAAGAGCTGCTCGCTAAAATCCGCGAGCTGAACGCCGATCCGACAGTGCACGGCATTTTAGTGCAGCTGCCGCTGCCTAATCATATTCGCGAATGGTCGGTGATTGAAACGATCGCCCCGGAAAAAGATGTCGACGGGTTTCACCCGATCAACGTCGGAAAAATGATGATCGGCCAGCCGGCGTTCCTCCCGTGCACCCCGCACGGCGTGCTGGTGATGGTTAAGTCCGCTGGCATCGACATCGCCGGAAAGCACGTTGTTGTCGTCGGCCGCAGCAACATCGTCGGCAAGCCGGTCGGTCAGCTGTTTTTGCGTGAGCATGCGACCGTCACCTACGCCCACTCGAAAACACCCGA is part of the Geobacillus sp. 46C-IIa genome and encodes:
- the folD gene encoding bifunctional methylenetetrahydrofolate dehydrogenase/methenyltetrahydrofolate cyclohydrolase FolD, which produces MTAQIISGTELAKTIRAQLANEAATLKANGIEPGLAVILVGDDPASHSYVKGKQKACSEVGIRSLLYTFPATVSEEELLAKIRELNADPTVHGILVQLPLPNHIREWSVIETIAPEKDVDGFHPINVGKMMIGQPAFLPCTPHGVLVMVKSAGIDIAGKHVVVVGRSNIVGKPVGQLFLREHATVTYAHSKTPDLAAITRQADILIVAVGKARLIGPEHVKPGAAVIDVGVNRLESGKLCGDVDFDAVKEAAGYITPVPGGVGPMTITMLLHNTMEAARQLAAK